Proteins from a genomic interval of Rosa chinensis cultivar Old Blush chromosome 2, RchiOBHm-V2, whole genome shotgun sequence:
- the LOC112187424 gene encoding FCS-Like Zinc finger 5, translating to MLLGKRPRPPIRRTTSMTGITVDLNNVEDQEPTENPSMMDVHASSTEVGPDGPVNYNQSPNSLGYHEQHRFLAMLSPRTNSSNHRRNSASDLVETAHFLRTCGLCKRSLASGRDLYMYRGDTAFCSLECREQQMKQDERVEKCKGVASKKEDRHATRPSSKASGKTQTVAAA from the exons ATGTTGTTAGGGAAGCGTCCTCGCCCACCGATTAGGAGAACGACAAGCATGACCGGGATCACCGTCGATCTGAACAACGTGGAAGACCAGGAGCCGACTGAAAACCCTAGCATGATGGATGTGCATGCATCATCGACGGAGGTGGGCCCTGATGGGCCTGTTAATTATAATCAGAGCCCTAACAGCTTGGGGTATCATGAACAGCACCGTTTCTTGGCCATGTTGTCACCCAGAACCAACAGCAGCAACCACAGAAGAAACTCGGCCTCCGACCTAGTCGAAACCGCTCACTTCCTCCGCACGTGCGGCCTCTGCAAACGGAGCTTGGCTTCCGGCCGCGACCTCTACATGTATAG GGGAGATACAGCTTTTTGCAGCCTGGAATGCAGAGAGCAGCAGATGAAGCAAGACGagagagtagagaagtgtaagGGGGTGGCCTCGAAGAAAGAGGACCGCCATGCAACTCGACCGAGTTCCAAGGCCTCTGGTAAAACCCAGACTGTGGCCGCTGCTTAA
- the LOC112183927 gene encoding 3-hydroxyacyl-[acyl-carrier-protein] dehydratase FabZ, producing MSATSSSLFSLTPAQSLVQPRKLLQSPASLSLSASPLPSLKSNRQSNLIVCCSSQEDAPKDIPIELKFPAFPTVIDINQIREILPHRFPFLLVDRVIEYNPGVSAVAIKNVTINDNFFPGHFPERPIMPGVLMVEAMAQVGGIVMLQPEVGGSRDSFFFAGIDKVRFRKPVIAGDTLVMRMTLTKFQKRFGIAKMDGKAYVGGEVVCEGEFLMASGSGTA from the exons ATGTCAGCCACCTCGAGTTCCCTCTTCTCTCTCACTCCTGCTCAGTCTCTGGTTCAACCCAGAAAGCTCCTTCAATCCCCAGCCTCTCTTTCCCTCTCAGCCTCTCCTCTCCCCTCTCTCAAATCCAATCGCCAATCAAATCTCATTGTTTGCTGTTCTTCTCAAGAAGATGCCCCCAAAGACATCCCCATTGAATTGA AATTCCCAGCTTTTCCTACAGTGATTGATATCAATCAGATACGTGAAATCTTGCCTCACCG GTTTCCATTTCTTTTGGTGGATAGAGTTATTGAGTACAACCCAGGTGTTTCAGCTGTTGCTATTAAGAATGTGACGATTAATGACAACTTTTTCCCTGGCCATTTCCCAGAGAGGCCTATTATGCCCGGTGTTCTCATGGTTGAG GCAATGGCTCAAGTGGGAGGCATAGTTATGCTGCAACCTGAAGTGGGAGGCTCTCGTGACAGTTTCTTCTTCGCAGGAATTGATAAAGTGAGGTTTAGGAAGCCTGTGATTGCTGGAGACACTTTGGTCATGAGAATGACTTTAACCAAGTTTCAAAAACGATTTGGAATAGCAAAGATGGATGGAAAGGCATATGTTGGAGGTGAGGTGGTCTGTGAAGGCGAGTTCTTGATGGCTAGTGGGAGTGGGACTGCTTGA